From Pseudodesulfovibrio sp. S3, one genomic window encodes:
- a CDS encoding efflux RND transporter periplasmic adaptor subunit, which translates to MYRFIPLAALFLLLFLYACNNTPVTAEEPVRPVKTMVVSALDLGREWTFAGTAEDALATDLSFRVGGKIISFPGDQIGRKFSKGEVIARLDPSDYELELRQARANLEQVNANYVRAKADMQRNSQLFERSVISRGELDQIEADFKSFEAQLSASAKKLDIARKQLSYTTLQAPFDGWIGEVETNIHQNVSAGQSVVTFNAGRQMKMYISVPDTLISQVREGDEVTVQFDALPGHDMQGKVMEVSVDSGLGSTYPVKVYLDNNEKLIRSGMSGHVSFTDQSSEKQSCYLPPASLVGGSDGSRTVWLVDQKNSTVRRQAVRIGKLTAQGIEILEGVKPGDIVVIRGVHHLKEGLKVRFTNTEG; encoded by the coding sequence ATGTACCGCTTCATTCCGCTTGCAGCCCTGTTTTTGCTGCTGTTCCTGTATGCCTGCAACAACACTCCGGTCACGGCAGAGGAGCCTGTCCGCCCGGTAAAGACCATGGTGGTCAGCGCCCTTGACCTGGGCAGGGAGTGGACCTTTGCAGGAACGGCCGAGGATGCGCTGGCAACGGACCTCTCTTTCCGTGTGGGCGGGAAGATCATCAGCTTTCCGGGTGATCAGATCGGTCGCAAATTCTCCAAGGGAGAGGTCATCGCCCGCCTTGACCCGTCCGACTACGAACTGGAACTGCGGCAGGCCAGGGCGAACCTGGAGCAGGTGAACGCCAATTATGTCCGCGCCAAGGCGGACATGCAGCGCAACAGCCAATTGTTCGAGCGCAGTGTCATTTCCCGCGGCGAACTGGACCAGATCGAAGCGGACTTCAAGTCCTTCGAGGCCCAGCTCAGCGCCTCGGCAAAAAAACTGGACATCGCTCGCAAACAGCTGAGCTATACGACGCTTCAAGCTCCGTTCGACGGATGGATCGGCGAGGTGGAGACGAACATCCACCAGAACGTGAGCGCAGGCCAATCCGTGGTTACCTTCAATGCAGGCCGCCAGATGAAAATGTACATTTCCGTTCCGGACACGCTCATTTCCCAAGTCCGCGAGGGCGACGAAGTGACGGTCCAGTTCGATGCCCTGCCCGGCCATGACATGCAGGGCAAGGTCATGGAGGTCAGCGTGGACTCCGGTCTTGGTTCCACCTACCCGGTCAAAGTCTACCTGGACAACAACGAGAAATTGATTCGAAGCGGCATGTCCGGCCATGTGAGCTTCACGGATCAGTCCTCGGAAAAGCAGTCCTGCTATCTGCCCCCCGCCTCCCTGGTGGGTGGGTCAGACGGAAGCCGCACTGTCTGGCTGGTGGATCAAAAGAACTCCACGGTCAGACGGCAGGCGGTCAGGATCGGCAAGCTCACGGCCCAGGGCATCGAGATCCTCGAAGGCGTAAAACCCGGCGATATCGTGGTCATCCGAGGTGTGCACCACCTCAAGGAAGGCCTCAAAGTCCGCTTCACCAACACGGAGGGCTAG
- a CDS encoding CerR family C-terminal domain-containing protein encodes MNTTSEAGMVKKTLKTSRRKTQGEETRATLIQTGARLFAQHGYSAVSMRTLATEAGVNLATVSYHFGGKAGLYQAILQEIINIRDSIVPPSREVLARMATAGENIKAKAGVVDWFIEALIRGILGRMDNVWATIIITRELAHPSDLYPKLEQEFFDPSFKALYTLVENSLPHGTDRDDIVISAHGIIAIVLKLLEAHNLITKRLGWESYDGHLDTMTAIIKKRMRGFLGLPMENA; translated from the coding sequence ATGAACACAACCTCTGAGGCAGGCATGGTCAAGAAGACGCTCAAGACATCTCGCAGGAAGACACAGGGGGAAGAGACCCGCGCCACGTTGATCCAGACCGGCGCACGGCTTTTCGCCCAACACGGCTATAGCGCCGTCAGCATGCGGACACTGGCCACCGAGGCCGGGGTCAACCTCGCCACCGTCAGCTACCACTTCGGAGGAAAGGCCGGGCTGTATCAGGCGATCCTGCAGGAAATCATCAATATCCGGGACAGCATCGTTCCTCCTTCCCGGGAGGTGCTGGCCCGCATGGCCACGGCCGGAGAGAACATCAAGGCCAAGGCCGGCGTGGTGGATTGGTTCATCGAAGCGCTGATCCGTGGAATCCTCGGCCGCATGGATAACGTATGGGCCACGATCATCATCACTCGTGAGCTTGCCCACCCTTCGGATCTTTACCCCAAGCTCGAACAGGAGTTTTTCGACCCCTCATTCAAGGCCCTGTACACCCTCGTGGAAAACTCGCTGCCTCACGGGACGGACAGGGATGATATCGTCATCAGCGCCCACGGCATCATCGCCATCGTCCTCAAACTCCTCGAGGCCCACAATCTCATCACCAAACGGTTGGGATGGGAATCTTACGACGGCCACCTGGACACCATGACCGCCATCATAAAAAAACGCATGAGAGGCTTTCTCGGCCTCCCCATGGAGAACGCATAA
- a CDS encoding extracellular solute-binding protein: MKKTLLAMALVLLCSVPSFAGSGELYLYIWSEYIPDEVVENFTKETGITVNISTYDSNEAMYAKIKLAGEGYDLIVPSSDYVGLMRRQDMLLPLDKTKLTNFANLAPDFVDQPFDPDNTFSVPYMWGSTAIAVNTAIIDADAVSSINDLWKPELNGRLLLPNEPREAFTLALKSLGYSLNETDPAHLEEAYRKLQKLMPSVRVFDSDSPKQALLSGEVTVGVVWNGEAYIANQENSEIVYVYPAEGFSLWMDSLCIPKGAKNLDEAHAFLNYLLRPEVAATISTEMGYSTPNAKAMEIIPEDVRSNPIVYPAEDVAARGEFQDDIGEAMKIYEDYWIKLKGASN; encoded by the coding sequence ATGAAAAAAACACTGCTCGCAATGGCCCTTGTCCTCTTGTGCAGCGTTCCGTCCTTTGCGGGAAGCGGCGAACTCTACCTCTACATCTGGTCCGAATACATCCCGGACGAGGTGGTGGAGAATTTCACCAAAGAGACCGGGATCACGGTCAACATCTCCACCTACGACAGCAACGAGGCCATGTACGCCAAGATCAAACTGGCCGGCGAAGGATACGACCTCATCGTGCCCTCCTCCGACTACGTGGGCCTCATGCGCCGCCAGGACATGCTCCTGCCCCTGGACAAAACCAAGCTGACCAATTTTGCCAACCTGGCACCCGACTTCGTGGACCAGCCCTTTGACCCGGACAACACCTTTTCCGTTCCCTACATGTGGGGTTCCACTGCCATTGCCGTGAACACCGCCATCATCGACGCCGATGCAGTCAGCTCCATCAACGACCTCTGGAAACCGGAACTGAACGGCAGACTGCTCCTGCCCAACGAACCCCGGGAAGCGTTCACTCTGGCGCTCAAGTCCCTGGGATACTCCCTCAATGAGACCGACCCGGCACACCTCGAAGAGGCATACCGAAAACTGCAGAAGCTGATGCCCAGCGTCCGCGTTTTCGACTCGGATTCCCCCAAACAGGCCCTGCTGTCCGGCGAAGTCACGGTCGGCGTGGTCTGGAATGGAGAGGCCTACATCGCCAACCAGGAAAACTCCGAGATCGTGTACGTTTACCCCGCCGAGGGCTTCAGTCTCTGGATGGATTCCCTGTGCATTCCCAAGGGCGCAAAGAACCTCGACGAGGCCCACGCCTTCCTCAATTACCTGCTCCGCCCGGAAGTTGCCGCTACCATCAGCACCGAGATGGGCTACTCCACCCCCAATGCCAAGGCCATGGAAATCATCCCGGAAGACGTCCGCTCCAATCCCATCGTCTATCCCGCCGAGGACGTTGCCGCACGCGGCGAATTCCAGGATGACATCGGTGAAGCCATGAAAATCTACGAGGATTACTGGATCAAGCTGAAGGGAGCCTCCAACTAG
- the potC gene encoding spermidine/putrescine ABC transporter permease PotC, translated as MSKLIKAAYAGLVYVFLYLPLVVIGVYSFNASKYSLAWKGFTLQWYGKLLNNSTLLDAAFRSMTIAVVSATLACVIGTLAAFMLHQYRFKGRRAVFGSLFVMMMSPDIVIGISLLVLFLGAGLTLGFWTLLMGHVTLCVPFVAATVYSRFKGFDPSVVEAARDLGAAEYQVFRRIVLPMAAPGLIAGWLLSFTLSLDDVIVSFFTTGPTYEVLPLRIYSMVRLGIKPDVNALSVLMIIITVTAVLLSRRLLKEKS; from the coding sequence ATGAGCAAACTGATCAAAGCGGCCTATGCCGGACTGGTCTACGTCTTCCTCTACCTCCCGCTCGTGGTCATCGGGGTGTACTCCTTCAACGCGTCCAAATATTCCCTGGCGTGGAAGGGATTCACCCTCCAATGGTACGGCAAGCTACTGAACAACTCGACCTTGCTCGATGCAGCGTTCAGGTCCATGACCATCGCCGTGGTCTCGGCCACCCTGGCCTGCGTCATAGGCACCCTGGCCGCCTTCATGCTGCACCAATACCGCTTCAAAGGCCGCCGGGCAGTCTTCGGCTCCCTGTTCGTCATGATGATGTCCCCGGACATCGTCATAGGCATATCCCTGCTGGTGCTCTTCCTGGGCGCCGGGCTGACCCTGGGGTTCTGGACGCTGCTCATGGGCCACGTCACCCTGTGCGTCCCGTTCGTGGCCGCCACGGTCTATTCCCGGTTCAAAGGATTCGATCCGTCCGTGGTCGAGGCTGCCCGCGACCTCGGGGCCGCCGAGTACCAGGTCTTCAGGCGCATAGTCCTGCCCATGGCCGCCCCCGGCCTCATCGCGGGCTGGCTGCTCAGCTTCACCCTTTCCCTGGACGACGTCATCGTCAGTTTTTTCACCACAGGGCCGACCTACGAGGTTCTGCCCCTGCGGATTTATTCCATGGTCCGACTCGGCATCAAGCCGGATGTCAACGCGCTCAGCGTGTTGATGATCATCATAACCGTGACCGCCGTCCTCCTGTCCAGGCGGTTGCTCAAGGAGAAATCATGA
- the potB gene encoding spermidine/putrescine ABC transporter permease PotB, protein MKDNNLFQRLVLSGVLGWMALFGAVPALMLMGVSFLRRHPVDLIEPVFTLDNYVRLIEPALGSMLLKSLGMATTATLLCLIIGYPFAYIVARADKRYAKPMLLLVMIPFWTNTLIRTYALVAVLKADGIVNKVLLFLGIIDVPLKLMYSQTAVFIGLIYTLLPFMILPLYAAIEKLDQRLLEASRDLGASRWASFRKVTVPLTMPGIVSGCMLVFLPALGMFYIPDILGGARTMLLGNYIRDQFLISRDLPEGAAASIAMTLIMGLMLVLYFKSIRQVGRKVRI, encoded by the coding sequence ATGAAGGATAACAACCTCTTCCAACGCCTGGTCCTCAGCGGGGTGCTCGGCTGGATGGCCCTTTTCGGGGCGGTCCCTGCGCTCATGCTCATGGGAGTGAGCTTCCTGCGGCGTCACCCCGTTGACCTCATCGAGCCGGTCTTTACCCTGGACAACTACGTCCGACTCATCGAACCGGCGCTGGGGTCCATGCTCCTCAAATCCCTGGGAATGGCGACCACGGCCACCCTGCTCTGCCTGATCATCGGATACCCGTTCGCCTACATCGTGGCCCGTGCGGACAAGCGATACGCCAAGCCCATGCTTCTGCTGGTCATGATCCCCTTCTGGACCAACACGCTCATCAGAACCTACGCGCTGGTGGCCGTGCTCAAGGCTGACGGCATCGTGAACAAGGTACTCCTGTTTCTCGGGATCATCGACGTTCCGCTGAAGCTCATGTATTCCCAGACGGCAGTCTTCATCGGGCTTATCTACACCCTGTTGCCGTTCATGATCCTGCCCCTGTATGCGGCCATCGAGAAACTCGACCAGCGGCTCCTCGAAGCTTCCCGGGATCTCGGCGCCAGCCGCTGGGCCTCGTTCCGGAAGGTCACCGTCCCCCTGACCATGCCCGGCATCGTCTCCGGCTGCATGCTGGTTTTCCTGCCGGCGCTGGGCATGTTCTACATCCCGGACATCCTCGGCGGAGCGCGCACCATGCTGCTCGGAAACTACATCCGGGATCAGTTCCTGATTTCCCGCGACCTGCCTGAAGGGGCTGCGGCCAGCATCGCCATGACCCTGATCATGGGGCTCATGCTCGTCCTGTATTTCAAAAGCATCCGTCAGGTGGGAAGGAAGGTCAGGATATGA
- the potA gene encoding spermidine/putrescine ABC transporter ATP-binding protein PotA: MKQPVIQIANAMKSFDGEIAIEDFTLSIEDGEFLTLLGPSGCGKTTILRMLGGFETCDGGEVYIDGQSVAGVPPESRAVNTVFQSYALFPHMNVFDNVAFGLRIAGMSEPKIAKTVKEALKLVRLETMMNRMPRELSGGQQQRVAIARAIVNKPRVLLLDEPLSALDYRLRKQMQKELKELQRTLGITFILVTHDQEEAFTMSDRVVVMNDGRIEQVGTPREVYEDPANLYVARFVGEINVLDGSIISREEHNYVAQVEGVEVLVKSKRDFQPGDPVHVLLRPEDFRMEVMQDIEDSPDLADKFAKALLKGKVDRTYYKGATYDVDITLDDGKRILVSEFFDEDSETLYFHPGDRVAVGWFEGWEVILPHEG; this comes from the coding sequence ATGAAACAGCCTGTCATACAGATCGCCAACGCCATGAAATCCTTTGATGGGGAGATCGCCATCGAAGATTTCACGCTCTCCATAGAGGACGGCGAATTCCTGACCCTGCTCGGTCCGTCCGGTTGCGGCAAGACCACCATCCTGCGCATGCTGGGCGGCTTCGAGACGTGCGACGGCGGCGAGGTTTATATCGACGGGCAGTCAGTGGCAGGGGTTCCCCCCGAATCCAGGGCAGTGAACACCGTCTTCCAGAGCTACGCCCTGTTCCCGCACATGAACGTCTTCGACAACGTGGCTTTCGGGCTTCGCATAGCGGGAATGTCCGAACCCAAAATAGCGAAGACCGTTAAAGAGGCGCTCAAGCTCGTCCGTCTGGAAACGATGATGAACCGCATGCCAAGGGAACTCTCCGGCGGCCAGCAACAGCGCGTGGCCATTGCTCGGGCCATCGTCAACAAACCGCGCGTCCTGCTCCTGGACGAACCGCTCTCCGCCCTGGACTACCGGCTGCGCAAACAGATGCAGAAGGAACTCAAGGAGCTCCAGCGCACCCTCGGCATCACCTTCATTCTCGTGACCCATGACCAGGAAGAGGCCTTTACCATGTCCGACCGCGTGGTGGTCATGAACGACGGGCGCATCGAACAGGTCGGCACGCCGCGAGAGGTCTACGAAGACCCGGCCAACCTCTATGTCGCCCGATTCGTCGGAGAGATCAATGTCCTGGATGGCTCCATCATCAGCCGGGAAGAGCACAATTACGTGGCCCAAGTGGAAGGAGTGGAAGTTCTCGTCAAATCCAAACGGGACTTTCAGCCCGGCGACCCGGTTCACGTACTGCTGCGTCCAGAGGATTTTCGGATGGAAGTCATGCAGGACATTGAGGATTCCCCGGATCTGGCAGACAAATTCGCCAAGGCGCTCCTCAAGGGCAAGGTCGACCGCACCTACTACAAGGGCGCGACCTATGACGTGGACATCACCCTGGATGACGGCAAACGCATTCTGGTGTCGGAATTTTTCGACGAGGACAGCGAGACCCTGTACTTCCACCCCGGCGACCGCGTGGCCGTCGGATGGTTCGAGGGATGGGAGGTAATTCTGCCCCATGAAGGATAA
- a CDS encoding SET domain-containing protein-lysine N-methyltransferase yields the protein MIHPNTEVRFVNPSMGYGVFATSDIPRGTIMYVRDRLESELAGKRSEKPGQPEDAMTGKDSFSDENGVHIVSWDNAKYVNHRCDCNTMATGYGFAIAIRDIWKGQEISEEYGLFNLDRVIPLACGCTQCRKSLRPDDLEKYHARWDELIISALKKIPDVSQPLMKHMDAEVKKNLRAYLCDEEPYTSVLELRYHRKPLPASLVPPDITQPSSHGFNG from the coding sequence ATGATTCATCCCAATACCGAGGTTCGATTCGTCAACCCGAGCATGGGCTATGGCGTCTTTGCAACCTCGGACATACCCCGTGGTACCATAATGTATGTAAGAGACCGACTCGAATCGGAACTCGCCGGCAAGAGGTCCGAAAAACCCGGACAGCCTGAAGACGCCATGACAGGCAAGGATTCGTTTTCTGATGAAAACGGCGTGCATATAGTGAGCTGGGACAACGCCAAGTATGTCAATCATCGGTGCGACTGCAACACCATGGCCACGGGATACGGATTCGCAATAGCCATCCGCGACATTTGGAAGGGTCAGGAAATCTCTGAAGAATACGGTCTATTCAACCTGGACAGGGTCATCCCCCTGGCCTGCGGCTGCACGCAGTGCAGAAAAAGCCTGCGTCCGGACGACCTTGAAAAATATCACGCCCGCTGGGACGAACTGATCATTTCGGCACTGAAAAAAATACCCGACGTTTCCCAACCGCTCATGAAACACATGGATGCGGAAGTGAAGAAAAATCTCAGGGCCTACCTGTGCGATGAAGAACCCTATACTTCGGTGCTGGAACTGCGATACCATCGAAAGCCGCTGCCGGCTTCCCTGGTCCCGCCGGACATCACCCAGCCTTCCTCCCACGGGTTCAATGGTTAG
- a CDS encoding GNAT family N-acetyltransferase, which yields MDTTIREDELPEEMREVRISSGITPKDVEPILNMAAASGLFSSDAMMSAEDMAWDSAYGNGEEMQTFLLAKVNEGELDRIIGFLCFGPIGHWPDMFELYGITVDPEFRRLGIGSALVAEMVRRVEEQNGKQIFLETGEDRAFENARSFYEANDFSQQQRFCKQFIPLEGGVVYHLNIDNEDSDKNFQ from the coding sequence ATGGACACGACAATCAGAGAAGACGAACTGCCCGAAGAGATGCGGGAAGTTCGCATTTCCTCGGGAATCACTCCCAAAGATGTGGAACCCATCCTGAACATGGCCGCTGCAAGCGGATTGTTTTCCTCCGATGCCATGATGTCCGCCGAGGACATGGCCTGGGACAGCGCGTATGGGAACGGCGAGGAAATGCAGACGTTTCTTCTGGCCAAGGTCAATGAGGGAGAGCTTGACAGGATCATCGGATTCCTCTGCTTCGGTCCCATCGGGCATTGGCCTGACATGTTTGAATTGTACGGCATCACCGTGGACCCGGAATTCAGACGATTGGGCATAGGCTCGGCATTGGTGGCCGAAATGGTTCGACGCGTGGAAGAACAGAACGGAAAGCAGATATTTCTTGAAACCGGTGAAGATCGGGCATTTGAAAATGCCCGATCTTTCTACGAAGCCAACGACTTCTCGCAGCAACAACGATTCTGCAAGCAGTTCATCCCCCTGGAAGGCGGCGTGGTTTATCATCTGAACATTGACAACGAAGACTCTGACAAGAACTTTCAATAA
- a CDS encoding sigma-54 dependent transcriptional regulator: MRKMLVITREGSRSQEIGDLLDQDTEILTETASDATRSGDRDVDTLFVDVESLLGRDTTITKALNGLWARFPSAAIVVMADEEQTRYAVDAVKAGAFDYLTHPIEKAELGLIVDKVRESDVLQSELDYLRGQFWSEDFLDYVDTRSKNMRDVFVKTRQVAGTRSTVLLTGETGTGKSLIAKLIHAHSNRKNMPFISVHCGAIPDTLVESELFGHEKGAFTGAVRRKLGKFELAHGGTIFLDEIGTVSQSVQVKLLNVIQERMLQRVGGENDTPVDVRIIAATNEDMGELCEKGKFRRDLFYRLNVFPIRIPPLRDRREDIPRLSEYFIQQFNGLLNTEVKGIHPQVLDTLMEYEWPGNVRELENVIERACILETGDILLPESFPPDLLDTQGEVVTWPVKTSLPLKEARQITIDKFEKQYLSSLLDQCGGVIKDAALRAGVTTRQLNKLMTRHTLNKKDFKKTGITGS; this comes from the coding sequence ATGAGAAAAATGCTCGTCATCACTCGCGAAGGAAGCCGGTCCCAAGAGATCGGTGATCTGCTGGATCAGGACACCGAAATCCTGACGGAAACCGCTTCCGACGCCACCAGGTCCGGGGACAGGGATGTGGACACCCTGTTCGTCGACGTGGAATCCCTGCTGGGCAGGGACACCACCATCACCAAGGCCTTGAACGGCCTGTGGGCGCGCTTTCCGTCCGCAGCCATCGTGGTCATGGCCGACGAGGAGCAGACCAGATATGCAGTGGACGCCGTCAAGGCCGGAGCCTTCGACTACCTGACCCACCCCATCGAAAAGGCGGAACTGGGGCTGATCGTGGACAAGGTCCGCGAGTCCGACGTCCTGCAATCCGAACTCGACTACCTGCGCGGTCAGTTCTGGAGCGAGGATTTCCTCGATTACGTGGACACCCGAAGCAAGAACATGCGGGATGTGTTCGTGAAAACCCGGCAAGTGGCAGGCACCCGGTCCACCGTCCTCCTGACGGGCGAAACCGGCACCGGCAAAAGCCTCATCGCCAAACTCATCCATGCCCACAGCAACCGCAAGAACATGCCTTTCATCAGCGTGCATTGCGGGGCCATCCCCGACACTCTGGTGGAAAGCGAGCTGTTCGGACACGAAAAAGGCGCCTTCACGGGCGCGGTCCGACGCAAGCTCGGCAAATTTGAACTGGCCCACGGCGGCACGATCTTCCTGGATGAAATCGGCACAGTGAGCCAATCGGTCCAGGTCAAACTGCTCAATGTCATTCAGGAACGGATGCTACAGCGGGTGGGCGGCGAGAACGACACCCCGGTGGACGTGCGCATCATTGCCGCCACCAACGAAGACATGGGGGAACTGTGCGAAAAGGGCAAGTTCCGACGCGACCTGTTCTATCGCCTCAACGTCTTCCCCATCCGCATCCCTCCGCTCCGGGACAGGAGAGAGGACATTCCCAGGCTTTCCGAATACTTCATCCAGCAATTCAACGGACTGCTGAACACGGAGGTCAAGGGCATTCACCCGCAGGTTCTGGACACACTCATGGAGTACGAGTGGCCGGGAAACGTCAGGGAACTTGAAAATGTCATCGAACGCGCCTGCATCCTTGAAACAGGCGATATCCTCCTGCCGGAGAGTTTCCCCCCGGACCTGCTCGATACCCAGGGAGAAGTCGTCACCTGGCCGGTGAAAACCAGCCTCCCCCTCAAGGAAGCCCGCCAGATCACCATAGATAAATTTGAAAAACAGTACCTTTCCAGCCTCCTCGATCAATGCGGCGGCGTAATCAAGGACGCTGCACTGAGAGCCGGAGTGACGACCCGACAACTCAACAAACTCATGACCCGGCACACCCTGAACAAAAAAGATTTCAAAAAAACAGGAATCACTGGTTCCTAA